The Fischerella sp. PCC 9605 genome includes the window AGGTGTAACCTCCGAACGTCCCATGCCTCGATTGTCAAACAGGATAAGCTGGAAATTTTTTGACAGGGGTTGAATGACATTTTGCCAATTACTGATTTCTGCGCCCCAGCCCTGAATCATTAGCAAGGGGTCGCCTTTGCCGTGAATTTCATAATAAAGATTTGCCCCGTTGATATTCGCATTCATACGATTGCTACTCCTATGTTCCAAGGATGCTTAATGCGCGTCTGGTGAATGACAATTCATATCTTGATTCAGCCGTACCTATTTATTTCTAAAGTTAGAACTTCAAAGTGGAAAATTCGGGTAGAAATAGAGGATTCCCAAACAACTAACTCTTTGGTGTTTCCCAACTATACCTGCGGCGCGACTAGAGAGAATAAAAGATGCAAAAATTAACGCGCTCTTTGATAAAACGCTATGGCGTTGCTATCTTAACAGTTTTACTAGCACTACTACTTACACAGTCGCTATGGCTACTGCATAGGTTTAGCGCTTACCCGCTATTTTTTGCCGCTGTTATGGTTAGCTCTTGGTATGGTGGTTTAGAACCAGGGCTACTGGCGACTGTTCTGTCTGCTTTAGCTTGTGCCTACTTCTTTTTACCTCCACTTTATTCACTGGCTGTGATTGGGTTCAACACAATCGGGCTGGTTCAGTTTGTCTTGGTGTCACTGCTAATCAGCATACTAAATCAGATGTTGCGTTCTGCCCAACTACGAGCCGAAATTAATGCACACCAAGCACAACGCAATTACGATGGTCTGCGTCAAAGTCAGGAAAAACTGCACCAAAGCGAACAACGTTACCGTTTGTTTGTGGAAGGAGTGAAAGAATATGCAATTTTTATGCTGGATGCGAACGGATTGTTTCTCAATTGGAATATTGGAGCAGAACGCATTTTAGGCTATCAAGAAGCAGAGATTATTGGTCGGCATTTCCGGCACATTTTTACACCAGAAGCAATTGAGCGCGGACGACCTGAGCAAGTACTGAGAACAGCGGTAACTGAAGGCTTTTCCAAGGAAAATCGCTGGCACATTCGTAAAGATGGCACACATTTCTGGGCGCACTGTGTCATCATACCTTTACGAGATAAAGACGGAAATCTGCGCGGCTTCTCAAAAATTATGCAAGACCTGACTGAAAGAAAACAGGCTGAGGAAGAACGCGAGCAACTACTACTGCGCGAACAAGCCGCACGCGCAGAAGCTGAAGCCGCAAACCGCTCAAAAGATGATTTCTTGGCAATAGTCTCTCATGAATTACGCACCCCTATGACCGCAATCCTGGGATGGGTTGGAATGTTGCAAACAGGTAGGCTGGATGAGGATAGAGCAAAAGATGCGCTGGAGACGATTGAGCGCAATGCTAATTTGCAGATGCAACTAATTGAAGATCTACTTGATATTTCGCGCATTGTTCAAGGAAATCTCTCACTGAATTTTGGCAGAGTTAACTTGGTAGAAGCGATCGCCCAAGCTTTAGAAGTTGTACAACCAGTGGCAGATGCTAAATCTATTCAAATTGAATCGGCGCTTGATACCTCGCTAGAACCGATTTGGGGTGACTCAGACCGCTTGCAACAAGTCGTATTAAATCTGCTTTCCAATGCAATTAAGTTTACACCCGACGGCGGACGGGTTGAGGTGGGGTTGTCAGTAGTGGGCAATGGGCAAGGGGCATCGGGCATCAGTAAGAAAACCAATTCCCAATCCCCTATTCCCTATGCCCAAATAACTGTCTGCGACACAGGTAAGGGTATCAGTCCTGAATTTCTGCCGTATGTTTTTGACCGCTTTCGTCAGGCAGACAGCACGAGTACTCGGTCAAATAAAGGGTTAGGTTTAGGACTGGCGATCGCCCGTCATTTAGTAGAATTACACGGCGGCAGTATCGGTGTAGAGAGCGAGGGAATAGGGCAAGGAGCAACCTTTACAGTCAAGCTGCCGTTCACAGCCATTCCCCCGTCAGAAGATGCTCAGACAAACAATACAGACCAGATGCAACTGTCAACATTTAGGGAAGATACAGCACCATCAGACAATCCTCCAAAACTTGACGGCTTACGCCTGCTGATTGTGGACGACGAAGCGGACACGCGGAAGTGGATTAGCATGGTACTGCAAGAGTGCGGAGCAGAAGTAATTGCCGTTGGCTCAACAGGTGAAGCACTAGCAGCGCTCGAACAATTTAAACCAGATGTGTTAGTCAGTGATATCAGTATGCCAGATGAGGACGGCTACACGCTTATCCGTAAAATTAGGGGGCTTGAACTGGAAATGGGTGGACGCATTCCCGCAGTTGCACTGACGGGATATGCGAGGGTAGAAGATTACAGACAAGCTATTGCAGCAGGTTTCCAGCTACACGTCGCTAAACCAGTCAGAGCAGCCGAGTTGGTTGCAGTCGTTGCCAGCCTTGGCAAGATGTCTGGAAAACTTTGAGCAATTCTCTTGGCACATATCGAGGTCGATTATTGTAACCGTTTAGAACCAGCAAAAGCAATTTCCGTATGACAACATGATTCTCGCGATCGCACTCAAATCGTTACAAAAACTACTCCAAAAGATAGTGGAGAACTATCAGCACAGTTGCCAACGTGAAAGAGTCGTGGGATTGGAGAAAAAATTCAATTACCCGCTTTATGCTCATGAATTTAGGGTATCGGATGACGAAGCGTAACCACACTCAACAGAGGAATGTTTTGAAGAGAGAGGCTAACTATGTTTTTAAGAACCTGGCGCTTCATTACGATCATCCTTACCGCACTCACGATGGGGATGGCATTCTGCCACACGTTGGAACTGCCAGCCAAGATGAGTTACAATGGGGCGCTCTGGACAACAGTCAACCAAAGC containing:
- a CDS encoding ATP-binding response regulator; translated protein: MQKLTRSLIKRYGVAILTVLLALLLTQSLWLLHRFSAYPLFFAAVMVSSWYGGLEPGLLATVLSALACAYFFLPPLYSLAVIGFNTIGLVQFVLVSLLISILNQMLRSAQLRAEINAHQAQRNYDGLRQSQEKLHQSEQRYRLFVEGVKEYAIFMLDANGLFLNWNIGAERILGYQEAEIIGRHFRHIFTPEAIERGRPEQVLRTAVTEGFSKENRWHIRKDGTHFWAHCVIIPLRDKDGNLRGFSKIMQDLTERKQAEEEREQLLLREQAARAEAEAANRSKDDFLAIVSHELRTPMTAILGWVGMLQTGRLDEDRAKDALETIERNANLQMQLIEDLLDISRIVQGNLSLNFGRVNLVEAIAQALEVVQPVADAKSIQIESALDTSLEPIWGDSDRLQQVVLNLLSNAIKFTPDGGRVEVGLSVVGNGQGASGISKKTNSQSPIPYAQITVCDTGKGISPEFLPYVFDRFRQADSTSTRSNKGLGLGLAIARHLVELHGGSIGVESEGIGQGATFTVKLPFTAIPPSEDAQTNNTDQMQLSTFREDTAPSDNPPKLDGLRLLIVDDEADTRKWISMVLQECGAEVIAVGSTGEALAALEQFKPDVLVSDISMPDEDGYTLIRKIRGLELEMGGRIPAVALTGYARVEDYRQAIAAGFQLHVAKPVRAAELVAVVASLGKMSGKL